AGTTCAATTATAAGTTTTTCCCTTTCTGCCTCAATACGTTTTCTTTCAGTTATATCCTGAACAATACCAATGCCACTCAATGGAATCTCATTTTGATCAAATTTTACCTCGGCAATTTCACGCACCCATTTTTCACTACCATTTACGATAATTCGATGTTCTATATCATATGGGGCTCGATTGAGAGCAGCGGCCCACGAATCCGAAACAAAATTTAGATCATCAGGATGTATTACTGAAAGGAATCTATCAAAGGTTATAGGTTCTTTTTTTGAAACATTGAAGAGGCGATAAGCTTCTTCGGACCACTCTAAATCCTTGGTTGTCAAATCCAGGTGCCAGCTTCCCATTTGTCCAACTCCCTGAGCCCTTTTAAGATTGGTTTCACTCTTTTTTAGGGCAATTTCAGCCCTTTTTCGTTCATCAATCTCCAACCGAAGTTTTTCATTGATGGAATTCAGAGCTTCAGTTCTTTGTTCTACTATCTTTTCTAAATTTTCACGATGCTCGTTAAGTTGGTCTTCAACCTTTTTCTGACGACTAAATGCGTGATACATATTTTTCTGCATATAATTAATAGCAACCGCTAAGTCATCCAATTCATTATTTTGTTGTGCGTTTTGATTAAATACCAATGGTGTGCCTATTGCATCCAAAGATAATGCAGAGGTATAATTTGTTATTTTTAATAAAGGCCCGATCACCATGCGATAAATTAGAAATAAAATCACAATGCAGGCAATAAGTATTATGGAAGTTTGTGATAAAGTCGTGGCCAGTATAGCCTTGGATATCTTTTGTTTTACATAGTTCAGATCACCTACAATATGCAATACACCCAAAGTATATGTTTTGCCGTTATAAGTATGAACTATCGAAAACTTTCGAGATAGTTTCATTGAGCTGGGCTTATTACCAGCGTTACAAATTTGAACGTCTTTTGAGTGGATGTCTGCATACTGGACACCCGGTAACCGACAAATACCTAGCAGTATGACCTTTAAACTGTCATTGTCGTCCACCCATAGAGTTTCTCGAATAACATCTGAATAGCTATTCTGGATTTCATCAAATTTATTTTTTATTTCTTTTGTTTCTTTAAACCACGTAATTAAACCAGTAATTATAATAAATAGAATAATAGTCAGGATTGCAAAAAACAGCACGTTCCTTATCAGGTGTTTTGCAATCCTGCTATACGGAAGAATAGAAAATAAACCTCTCATTCATTCACTCCGGTAGATAAGGAGATATTATTTCGTTATAAAATTGGTTGTATGTTCCATCTTGTTTCATTTTTCTTAAAGTTTCTGCGAGTAGCGGTGCCAAAGATTTATGGCTGTTGTGTAAATACAAAAAGTTTGGTTCTACAGCAAGCGGTGGATCAATAAATTCAATCTCCTTAAAACCGAGATTTTTAATTACGGCATATCCGGAAAGTTTTGTGACCAAAGCGACATCAGTGCGATCTGTATGCAAAAGCTTAAATAGCAATTCCTTATTTTTTACTTTTGTGACGGACTTTGCATTGGTCACCTTGTTATCAAAAATCTTCCATCCATGTATATAAGCAACGTTTAAATTCATCAAACTTGACCATCCATTGAGCCTGATATTTTTATTTTTTGTAAATGCTCCAAAGATGAACTCGCCAAAGGGTTCAGAGACCTGAACGAGATTGGGATAATTTTTTGATAACCCGCCGATTCTTGGGCCGTCACCGTCATCAACCCCTTCGTTTACATGAATCAAAGATCTACCAACCGGAGGTGTGTTTCGTGTTACTTTTATATTATTTTGAGAGCAAAGCACCTCCACTAACCGGAAAAAAAATGCCTCATATGGAGAATGAATGGTACAATTGATGTTTAGATGATTTTGTTCTCTCCCATATACAAATGGGGTAAAAAGCACCCATATTATTGTTGCATAAATGGCGATATTTTTTTTCATCTTTCCTCTCTTGGTTTATACAATAGTTACATGTCGAAAGACATTTTCTCTAAGGAGACCATCTTTCTCATTTTATCGATGGTATCTATTCCCATCCAGGCCTATTTCCAACCAACATTCAATAGTAAAAGCATTGTTGAGAGAGGCTATCAAATTATCACTGCGGCCTCCCCTCCCCCCTTAAATGTGAAATCATTTAAAAAATGGCAAGTTACATCCCATAATCTTCCCCATAAAAGCGCTGAAAATTTTTATTAAATTTTATCCAGTTGTAATTACGTTTTTTTTGTTCCTGGATATAAATCTTCCAAGCTTCTCTTTCTTTGGCGGATTTGAGTTTTTTCACGGGTTCAAATTTATACGGATTTTCTATTGTATAACCGCCCTGGGACGGTTCAAATTTCCCTAAATTTTTTAGTCTTCCATCATTGCCCCATCGCAAGCTTTCAGGCTCTCGTCTATAAGCGCGTGCATCAAACGACAAAATATCCTCAACTTGTCCTGTTCCGTGATATGCCAAACGGCATTTGGACAATTTGCGCAAATTGTTTTTGGAGAGCGGGCCATGTTGGCTAAAACCGGGCTGTTTAAAGGTACTTGAGTTTCGTTGTCTTCCAGTGTTTCTATTACCGGGCTGTTCGGTGTTTCTTCCATTGTTCTTATCTCCTTTTTTGTGGCGTTCAAGGATAATGCCGTTTTTGGCAATTCGCATTCCGGTTTTAGAAAAAGGGATGCTTGAATTTTTTTTAGTCTTGCCGCCGATATCCGTTAAAACATAACCTGCTCCCCTGGGCTTGACTTCAAGACCGATCCTGGCCAGTTCCCGATGGAAGTCTTGCCAGGTGTTAGATTTAATTGCCGCCTGGGCGATAAACTCTTTTGATTCTAGAACAAAGGTCTCAAAGGATTTCAGCCCGGTTTTAGTTTCAAAATCTTTGGCCTTGGCATTTTCCCGTTTGGGCTCCCGTTGAAAAAATTCTTTGACCTCATAATCTCCGGCTGATTTTTCATAAGAACCAAACCGGTCCTGAAGTTTTTTCTTGGACAAATTTTTATCAAAATCGCTTAATTTTATATGATGCCCATCTTTTTGTTTGTGGCCGATTGCCGCCAGGATGCAGCCGTTCCCTCGCATTTGCACAGTTAAACCGTAAACGGCAAGTTCTTTGTGCAAGAACTGCCAATCCCTGGCATTGTCAAAGGCCTGTTTTACATCTGATTGCCGCTGCTTCACGTAATCGCTAAATTGCTGTTCAACACCGACATCAACCTTGAGTTTATATTTTTCCTCCAGGAGCCGGCACGTTTTATCCCGTTTATAATAATCATAGAAAGGATCATGCCGGGTGTATCTTTCCTTTTGGATCATATTGTAAGCAACATGCATGTGGGGATGGTCTGTGTTGATGTGTATTCCGCAGAGCCGTTGATGGTCTTCAAAACCTAAAGCGGCTGCAAATTCTTTTTCAATGTCTTTAAAATCCTCCAGAGAAAGCTTTTTGAAATCTTCGGGATGAAAACTGACTACCATATGATAGGTTTTTTCTTTTTTTGTCCGGGTGTTCATTGCCTGGGTGGCTTTAATTTCATCAATGGCCAGATCATAATCCTGCCCGGCATAACAGCCGGCTGTCCATTTTGCAAAGAGCTTTTCTCTTTCATGGCCGGCGCCTATATATGCCCCTAAACGTTTTATGTTGTCGTTTTGCGGT
This window of the uncultured Desulfobacter sp. genome carries:
- the traI gene encoding TraI/MobA(P) family conjugative relaxase gives rise to the protein MISKRIQCEPQNDNIKRLGAYIGAGHEREKLFAKWTAGCYAGQDYDLAIDEIKATQAMNTRTKKEKTYHMVVSFHPEDFKKLSLEDFKDIEKEFAAALGFEDHQRLCGIHINTDHPHMHVAYNMIQKERYTRHDPFYDYYKRDKTCRLLEEKYKLKVDVGVEQQFSDYVKQRQSDVKQAFDNARDWQFLHKELAVYGLTVQMRGNGCILAAIGHKQKDGHHIKLSDFDKNLSKKKLQDRFGSYEKSAGDYEVKEFFQREPKRENAKAKDFETKTGLKSFETFVLESKEFIAQAAIKSNTWQDFHRELARIGLEVKPRGAGYVLTDIGGKTKKNSSIPFSKTGMRIAKNGIILERHKKGDKNNGRNTEQPGNRNTGRQRNSSTFKQPGFSQHGPLSKNNLRKLSKCRLAYHGTGQVEDILSFDARAYRREPESLRWGNDGRLKNLGKFEPSQGGYTIENPYKFEPVKKLKSAKEREAWKIYIQEQKKRNYNWIKFNKNFQRFYGEDYGM
- a CDS encoding PAS domain-containing protein, with product MRGLFSILPYSRIAKHLIRNVLFFAILTIILFIIITGLITWFKETKEIKNKFDEIQNSYSDVIRETLWVDDNDSLKVILLGICRLPGVQYADIHSKDVQICNAGNKPSSMKLSRKFSIVHTYNGKTYTLGVLHIVGDLNYVKQKISKAILATTLSQTSIILIACIVILFLIYRMVIGPLLKITNYTSALSLDAIGTPLVFNQNAQQNNELDDLAVAINYMQKNMYHAFSRQKKVEDQLNEHRENLEKIVEQRTEALNSINEKLRLEIDERKRAEIALKKSETNLKRAQGVGQMGSWHLDLTTKDLEWSEEAYRLFNVSKKEPITFDRFLSVIHPDDLNFVSDSWAAALNRAPYDIEHRIIVNGSEKWVREIAEVKFDQNEIPLSGIGIVQDITERKRIEAEREKLIIELKEAIENIKTLSGLIPICASCKKIRDDQGYWNVLESYIQKHSEVSFSHSMCPECSDKFYGDQDWYIKRKKKKKE
- a CDS encoding transporter substrate-binding domain-containing protein, whose amino-acid sequence is MKKNIAIYATIIWVLFTPFVYGREQNHLNINCTIHSPYEAFFFRLVEVLCSQNNIKVTRNTPPVGRSLIHVNEGVDDGDGPRIGGLSKNYPNLVQVSEPFGEFIFGAFTKNKNIRLNGWSSLMNLNVAYIHGWKIFDNKVTNAKSVTKVKNKELLFKLLHTDRTDVALVTKLSGYAVIKNLGFKEIEFIDPPLAVEPNFLYLHNSHKSLAPLLAETLRKMKQDGTYNQFYNEIISPYLPE